The following proteins come from a genomic window of Fontisubflavum oceani:
- a CDS encoding GMC family oxidoreductase, giving the protein MEFDYVIVGGGSAGCVLAARLSEDPDTSVCLVEAGGGGRDIFIRAPALVATMVSGRPKINNWAFQTEPQPELNGRRGFQPRGKTLGGSSAINAMLYVRGHKADYDEWAALGCDGWDWASVLPYFRRSERFAGGADALHGDAGPLQVGPQSAPRKISHAFLEACESLQIRKTDDFNGDRQEGAGFYHVTQFQDGPQKGERCSAAAAYLFPAMGRPNLTVLTRALTEKVLLEDGRATGVQIKRRGRLEGLKARREVILSAGAFGSPQLLMLSGIGPAVELAAQGIPVLHDAPGVGQNLQDHLDYVLSYRSRRRDVVGLNPRGLARLGKAGLRWRKTGQGLFASPMAESGAFLRSDPGLDRPDLQIHFVIGIVDEHMRKLHLSDGYSCHICVLRPESTGHVGLQSANPAAPPRIDPAFLSDRRDLEALMRGARIMEQIMEADALTPWRGAQLYAHDGSDAALEADIRARADTIYHPVGTCRMGADSDSVVDIEARVRGVDGLRVVDASIMPKLIGGNTNAPTMMMAEKVADLIQPGLRPMPS; this is encoded by the coding sequence ATGGAATTTGACTATGTGATCGTGGGCGGCGGTTCGGCGGGATGTGTGCTGGCCGCGCGCCTGTCGGAGGACCCGGACACGTCGGTTTGCCTGGTCGAGGCTGGCGGCGGCGGGCGAGATATCTTTATCCGCGCGCCTGCCCTTGTGGCGACGATGGTATCGGGCCGCCCGAAGATCAACAATTGGGCGTTTCAGACCGAACCGCAGCCAGAGTTGAACGGGCGGCGCGGGTTTCAACCGCGTGGCAAAACGCTTGGCGGCTCGTCGGCGATCAATGCGATGCTCTATGTCCGGGGGCATAAGGCGGATTATGACGAATGGGCGGCTTTGGGCTGCGATGGCTGGGATTGGGCCAGCGTGCTGCCCTATTTCCGTCGCTCAGAGCGGTTCGCGGGCGGGGCCGATGCGCTTCATGGCGACGCGGGGCCGCTACAGGTTGGGCCGCAGAGCGCGCCGCGCAAAATCTCCCATGCCTTCCTGGAGGCTTGCGAGAGCCTGCAAATTCGCAAGACCGACGATTTCAATGGCGACCGGCAAGAGGGGGCCGGGTTCTACCATGTGACGCAGTTTCAGGACGGGCCGCAGAAGGGCGAACGCTGTTCGGCGGCGGCGGCCTATCTGTTTCCGGCGATGGGGCGACCTAATTTGACGGTGCTGACCCGCGCGCTGACCGAGAAAGTTCTTTTAGAAGATGGTCGCGCCACGGGCGTTCAAATCAAGCGGCGCGGGCGGCTTGAGGGTCTGAAGGCACGGCGCGAGGTGATCCTGAGTGCGGGGGCCTTTGGGTCGCCGCAGCTCTTGATGCTGTCGGGGATTGGACCGGCGGTGGAACTGGCTGCGCAGGGTATTCCGGTGCTTCATGACGCGCCGGGCGTCGGGCAGAACCTGCAAGACCACCTGGATTATGTGCTGTCTTATCGCTCACGTCGACGGGATGTGGTTGGGTTGAACCCGCGCGGTTTGGCTCGGTTGGGCAAAGCGGGCCTTCGCTGGCGGAAGACCGGGCAGGGGCTCTTTGCCTCACCGATGGCGGAAAGCGGGGCGTTTTTGCGCTCTGATCCGGGGTTGGACCGGCCCGATCTGCAAATCCATTTCGTGATCGGGATTGTTGATGAACATATGCGGAAACTGCATCTAAGTGACGGCTATTCCTGCCATATCTGCGTGTTGCGACCGGAGTCGACAGGCCATGTGGGCCTCCAAAGCGCCAACCCTGCCGCACCGCCACGGATTGATCCGGCCTTCCTGAGCGACAGGCGCGATTTGGAGGCGTTGATGCGCGGCGCGCGGATCATGGAGCAGATTATGGAGGCGGATGCGCTCACCCCTTGGCGCGGTGCGCAACTCTATGCCCATGACGGCAGTGATGCGGCGCTTGAGGCGGATATCCGGGCCCGCGCCGATACGATCTACCACCCGGTTGGCACCTGTCGGATGGGCGCGGATTCGGATTCTGTTGTGGACATCGAGGCCCGGGTCAGAGGCGTCGATGGGTTGCGCGTGGTCGATGCCTCG